A genome region from Bacteroidota bacterium includes the following:
- the murG gene encoding undecaprenyldiphospho-muramoylpentapeptide beta-N-acetylglucosaminyltransferase: MEKTLKKIIISGGGTGGHIFPAVSIANELKARDASIDILFVGAENRMEMEKVPAAGYKIVGLPVSGFQRKNLLKNFSVLLRLWKSMAKAKKVLKEFHPDVAVGVGGYASGPLLKQAQRLNIPTLIQEQNSYAGVTNRLLAKKVARICVAYPGMEKYFPADKIILTGNPVRQDVVVIEGKKEEALAYFGLQPGKPTLLIIGGSLGARSINESVLASIDLLVNSDVQVIWQTGKIYYKRIMATLKTIDHPNIKVSDFVTRMDLAYSLADLVISRSGAISVSELCLCAKPAILVPSPNVAEDHQTKNATALVDKQAAVLVKDVDAKEMLIPKAFEILKNKELRAGLSKNISKLALRDSASAIVDEIFKLIK; encoded by the coding sequence ATGGAAAAAACATTAAAAAAAATAATTATCAGCGGAGGCGGGACTGGAGGGCATATTTTCCCTGCTGTTTCTATCGCGAATGAGTTGAAAGCACGCGATGCCAGCATAGATATACTCTTTGTAGGGGCCGAAAACCGGATGGAGATGGAAAAAGTCCCGGCTGCGGGATACAAAATTGTGGGTTTGCCAGTAAGCGGATTTCAACGTAAGAATTTACTGAAAAATTTTTCTGTGCTACTCCGGCTTTGGAAGAGCATGGCAAAAGCCAAAAAGGTATTAAAAGAATTTCACCCTGATGTAGCAGTTGGAGTAGGCGGTTATGCCAGCGGACCTTTGCTCAAGCAAGCCCAGCGTTTAAATATTCCTACCCTGATTCAGGAACAGAATTCTTATGCCGGAGTTACCAACCGCCTGCTTGCAAAAAAAGTGGCCAGGATTTGTGTGGCTTATCCCGGTATGGAAAAATATTTCCCGGCTGATAAAATTATTCTGACCGGCAATCCTGTCAGGCAGGATGTGGTTGTAATTGAAGGGAAGAAGGAGGAAGCACTTGCCTATTTTGGGCTTCAACCCGGCAAACCCACCTTGTTGATTATCGGTGGCAGCCTGGGGGCTAGAAGTATTAATGAAAGTGTTTTGGCATCTATAGATCTACTGGTTAACAGTGATGTTCAGGTTATCTGGCAAACCGGGAAGATCTATTACAAACGTATTATGGCCACCCTGAAAACAATTGACCATCCCAATATCAAGGTTTCCGATTTTGTAACTCGCATGGACCTTGCATATTCACTGGCTGACCTGGTGATTTCGCGTTCGGGTGCCATTTCTGTTTCGGAACTTTGTTTATGCGCTAAACCGGCAATTTTGGTTCCTTCACCCAATGTGGCAGAGGATCATCAAACGAAGAATGCAACGGCACTTGTTGATAAGCAGGCTGCTGTGCTGGTGAAGGATGTTGATGCTAAAGAAATGCTCATCCCAAAAGCATTTGAAATACTGAAGAATAAGGAATTACGGGCTGGTCTGTCCAAGAACATCTCAAAGCTCGCCCTTCGTGATTCTGCTTCAGCTATTGTTGACGAAATTTTTAAATTGATAAAATAA